The genomic region TCATGTGCCAGTTTATTAGCTAAAATAGATATAGTTGAAGAAATTGTTTTATTGGATATAAAAGAAAAATTAGCTGAAGGAAAAAGTTTAGATATATCTCAGATGTTACCTCTTGTTGGATCAAATACTCATGTTATTGGTATTACTAATGATTATTCAAAATCAAAAAATTCTGAAATAATTATTATTACTTGTGGATTTCCTAGAAAACCAGGAATGAGTCGTGATGATTTAGTAAATATAAATGCAAAAATTATTCATACTGTAACTAAAAAATCTATTTATTTTTCTCCAAATGCAAAATTTATAATAGTATCTAATCCATTGGATGTGATGACCTATGTATGTTATAAAACAGCTAAAATAGATTCTTCTCGGGTTATGGGAATGGCCGGAATATTAGATTCAACTAGATATCGTTTCTTTTTATCAAAAGAATTAAATTGTTCTCCTCATGATATACAAACTTTATTACTAGGAGGGCATGGAGAGACTATGGTACCTTTATATAGATATACTTCAATATCTGGAATTCCTATCATAGAATTTTTATCGAAGGAAAAAAATCAAATCATTATTGAAAAAACTAAAAATGGGGGTGGGGAAATTGTAAATTTATTAGGTACATCAGCTTGGATAGCTCCCAGTGCTTCTGTTGTAAATATGGTAAAAGCTATTATTAAAAATTCTAAACGAATTTTATCGTGTTCTGTTTTTTTAAATGGAGAATATAATTTAAAAAATGTGTATTTAGGAGTACCAGTAGTTTTAGGAAAATATGGAATAGAAAAAATAATAGAATTACAATTGAATAAAGAAGAAATGTTACTTTTAAAAAATTCTGCTAATCATATAAAAAATATGATTAAAAAATTGAATAATATCAATTTATAAATTTTTGATTGAATCATGAAAAATAAGATTTTATTTTTAGTAGCTCACCCTAATATAGAAAATTCTATTTTAAATAAAAAAATTATACAGAATATTCATCATAAATACAAAGAAAATATCATTATACGAAAATTATATAATATTTATCCTGATTTTAAAATAAAGGTAGAGGAAGAAATAAGGATTATTTTGAATACAAAATTTATAGTATTTCAATTTCCATTTTATTGGTATAGTTATCCATCTCTTTTAAAAGAGTGGAAAGATCAAGTTTTTACAAAATTATATAAAAAAAAATCTCTTTCTGGAAAACATTTATTAGTATCTATTACTACTGGATCAGAAAAAAAAACATTTCATGCAGGAGAAAAAAATAATTTTACTATAGATGAATTCTTACGTCCTATTCAACAAACAGCTTATATTTGTAATATGATTTATCATGGATATGTTCATATTTCAATACATAGGGTAAAACAAATGAACGGAAAATCATGTTTTTTGGAAAATTATATAGATAAAATTATTTTTAGTATTAATGAATGGATACAATAAAAAAATATTATTATCTTTCTAAAAAAATTAATAATTCTCCTTTTTTATAACTTATTTCGATTCGTTGTAGTAGTTCAGTAGATTCGTTTCTGATACCTATATTTTGACCAATTTTCAATAATCCATTATTAATAGGATATTTTAACCCATGAGTAAATAATCCTTCTACTTTTGGAAATGGGAAAAAGAGAAACCCATTTTTATTTTTTTTCTGATAAAAAAAATTTTTTTTATCAGAAAAAAAATAATAATGATAATTATCATGAAAAATTATGGATAATTTTTTTTTATATTTTAAAGCAGTTGATAGATTTCCTAAAAAATGATCTTGTTCTTTCCCACTAGCCCCCCAAACATTTATATTAAAATATCCTTTAGAATGGATGATTCGTAAAGATTTATCAAAATCGGAGTAATTTTGATCTCTAGTTTCAAAAATTTCAAAAAATTTATTTTTTTTTTCTACAAAATTTTTTTTTAAAAATGAATCAAAATCTCCAATAATAGAATCTACTCGGATACCCATTTTTTTTAAATAGTAAAAGGCTCCATCAACTGCAAATATTTTTTTGTAAAAAAAATATTTTTTAAAATAAATATGAGGTGGGGTACCATTAAGAAATAATCCAACTTCTGGACCTTGAAATCGATGATCCATTTTTATTTTATGATTTTATGATTTTTTTTTATAAAATAATTTCCTAAATAAACTTTTTTTACCATAGAATCTTCTATCAATTCTTTAGAAGGTCCATGTTTCAATATTTTTCCTTCAAACATTAAATAAAGACGATCCGTAATTATAAAAGTTTCTTGTACATTATGATCGGTAATTAATATACCAATTTTTTTATTTTTTAAAGAAATAATAATTTTTTGTAATTCTTCTATCGCTATAGGATCTATTCCAGAAAAAGGTTCATCTAAAAGAATAAATTTTGGATTTGAAGCTAAACATCTAGCAATTTCAGTTCTTCTACGCTCTCCTCCAGATAAAAGATCTCCACGATTTTTTCGTATATATTGTAATCCAAATTCTTCAAGAAGTTGTTCGGTTTTTTTTTTTCTTTCTTTATAAGAATATTTTTTCATTTCTAATATGCATAAAATATTATCTTCTACAGATAATTTTCTAAATATAGATGGTTCTTGTGCTAAATATCCAATACCTTTTCTAGATCGTTTATATATTGGATCATTAGTAATATCTTCTTCATTAAGAAGTACTTGTCCTTGATCTGGACGAATAAGTCCTACAATTATATAAAAAGAAGTTGTTTTTCCTGCTCCATTTGGCCCAATTAAACCAACTATTTCTCCTTGATTTAACCAAAAAGAAACATTTGTTACAACATTTTTTTTTTTATATTTTTTGTATATATTTTTCGCTATCAAAACCATGATTATAACAATTTTTATTTTTAAAAAATCAATTTGATTGTTAAATTGCAAATTTATATTTATTATGTAATATGATAAAAAATATTTTATTTAAGTTTAGTTTTTTTTTGATAATT from Blattabacterium sp. (Cryptocercus punctulatus) str. Cpu harbors:
- the mdh gene encoding malate dehydrogenase, whose protein sequence is MKITIIGAGNIGASCASLLAKIDIVEEIVLLDIKEKLAEGKSLDISQMLPLVGSNTHVIGITNDYSKSKNSEIIIITCGFPRKPGMSRDDLVNINAKIIHTVTKKSIYFSPNAKFIIVSNPLDVMTYVCYKTAKIDSSRVMGMAGILDSTRYRFFLSKELNCSPHDIQTLLLGGHGETMVPLYRYTSISGIPIIEFLSKEKNQIIIEKTKNGGGEIVNLLGTSAWIAPSASVVNMVKAIIKNSKRILSCSVFLNGEYNLKNVYLGVPVVLGKYGIEKIIELQLNKEEMLLLKNSANHIKNMIKKLNNINL
- a CDS encoding NAD(P)H-dependent oxidoreductase, translating into MKNKILFLVAHPNIENSILNKKIIQNIHHKYKENIIIRKLYNIYPDFKIKVEEEIRIILNTKFIVFQFPFYWYSYPSLLKEWKDQVFTKLYKKKSLSGKHLLVSITTGSEKKTFHAGEKNNFTIDEFLRPIQQTAYICNMIYHGYVHISIHRVKQMNGKSCFLENYIDKIIFSINEWIQ
- a CDS encoding thiamine diphosphokinase, yielding MDHRFQGPEVGLFLNGTPPHIYFKKYFFYKKIFAVDGAFYYLKKMGIRVDSIIGDFDSFLKKNFVEKKNKFFEIFETRDQNYSDFDKSLRIIHSKGYFNINVWGASGKEQDHFLGNLSTALKYKKKLSIIFHDNYHYYFFSDKKNFFYQKKNKNGFLFFPFPKVEGLFTHGLKYPINNGLLKIGQNIGIRNESTELLQRIEISYKKGELLIFLER
- the lptB gene encoding LPS export ABC transporter ATP-binding protein, giving the protein MVLIAKNIYKKYKKKNVVTNVSFWLNQGEIVGLIGPNGAGKTTSFYIIVGLIRPDQGQVLLNEEDITNDPIYKRSRKGIGYLAQEPSIFRKLSVEDNILCILEMKKYSYKERKKKTEQLLEEFGLQYIRKNRGDLLSGGERRRTEIARCLASNPKFILLDEPFSGIDPIAIEELQKIIISLKNKKIGILITDHNVQETFIITDRLYLMFEGKILKHGPSKELIEDSMVKKVYLGNYFIKKNHKIIK